The sequence GTAAGGTCTCAGTGGTTTTGGGgtcattaaaaagagtagatatttgtgctttacttatgtttttttttcacttcattataggacaacccactagcataaaaaACACAACATTGatccctatagcttccccattttgtaacttgtttggaaacttcattggcactactagccaatgattctagggttgtggcaagggatgcatgatgctcatgcttGAATGCCTTCAATCTATTCACCAATCTAGTTATTTTGGCAGTGTTTTGTGTTAATTGGTTTATCAAATCCTCCTGTGTTGCTTGTGAATGGTCTATTGGAGGAGCTGGAGGGTTTATATCTTGAGGGTCTGGTTGTGGGTTTTGCCCTAAATTCTCAACATGTGTATCTTGCAGGGGGGCAATATTTTCATAATCTGACATGcatttataacaaaaaaaatttaacaaaaaattaaaaacaatgaatttacattCAAATTCCGAATAgaatttatcaaatggataaaatagatgaaaaaaactTAATCTCATACCTCTTGGCATTGTGGATGTGTTTGGGCTTCAAAACCCCATTCGTGTATTGCTTGCCAAAGCGTTTTTGTGCGGTCGTGGGTGAAAATGACCCAGTCGACAacggtaaaaaaaaaattattgacagtAAAACGCGTACGTAGTTTTTTAAAACTAAACCGCGTACACATTTATTATAACATGAAGCCCGTTTTAAGTATTTTCAACTTTATTtgggggtgtgtccacttttttgcacaccatcttggtgcacttaccctctaGCCCACCTAGTAATGTGCACATAACTTTGATAAATACAAAGACGTTTAATAATGTTTTAAACTTGTGGATGGTGGGTAAAATGAAAGGCTTAGGCTAGGAAGCCACATTAATTTTGTTTGGGTAGTCAAAGATTTGAGAATAGAAGGAACTTTGTAGTTCTAGTAACTTTCATTTCTATAAAGACTTTTTATTTTAAGAGGTTAGACAAGTGAATGGAAacgtattaataattacataatttTCATGTATTCAACCATGATTATCTaacttttcaaaatattagaaatgaatttatttacaaataaatcataaaaatagaTATAcaagaaataaaatgaatttaaaaaatcaaattatcATGGTACTTCACTGCtacaaaataatataaaactaGAACTAGTATTTACCTTTATAaaattcattttcaaaatttgttattaacttttaattttgtttaatatagctgtaattaaatttgttattattattatatttaaaaatttttAAACTAAATTATTAAAATCATGTTTGAAGATAAAAGAACAGAAAAGGAAAGTCACAGTCATTAAAATAAAGTAAAATTGAATATGAAATAGTTAAATCTTTTAAATGGAAAAATGTCTCATATTTTAGGCAACGTCTATCTAGCATTCATATTGTACCATTGATGatgtttaataattaattgaaaaataaatacttgttctattttaattattaattaattcttaatcacGTCTGCTATAATATAGGTGCTGGATAGACAAAGTTCATATTTTATAAAAAAGTATTGGTTAATTAGAGCCATGTTTTAAACACAATTAGAGGTTGATGGCAGGATAGGAATGATAAGATTAGCAGGTGAATTTTATTCTCCACTCAATACAGAACATGAATAGGCCACCAGAAAGAGTACAAAGTGTATGCACAACATCAACACTGATTAAACTTTTAATAATGTAAGCAACAGGAAAATCAATTCCATCCATGAAAGCAAACTTGAAAGAAACCATTGTTTAAATAAAAAGAGAAAGTGACAGTTAAGAGGGAATTTTTGTTAAGAGAAAGGACAGAACAATTCAGTATTAGTTTGAGGTTCTCTTGACAAATCAGAGAATAATGTTTTGGTGTAATGGAAGAGTTGTTGAATTGAATGGAAGTATACCCATTAAACACAACACACTCACGAAGAATTTGTGTCTATCTATATATAGATTGAATAGCTTGTTGGTCATTGTACAATACAGAATtttagtatcatcatcatcatctgttgAAAATGGTGAGTTACAGTACTGTTATGATCAGCACCACAGTTGGAaggattttttgtgtttttatgctTATAATGGCAGCCAATGTTGTGGGTCATCCCAATGGTTTAAGCCCAGGTGTCTATCAACATTCTTGTCCAAATGCCTTGTCCATTGTCAAGTCTGTGGTAGAGAAGGCTGTTGAAAAGGAAGCTCGAATGGCTGCTTCCTTACTTCGTCTTCATTTTCATGACTGCTTTGTTCAGGTACAAATATATGTAACAGTTTTATATTTACATTCAAGTATCACAAATATATCAAATTAAATGCTTATAGTTTTTCTGGAAGACGTTTTTTCATTCATAtgtgaataaaaataaatgaaaaggGTTTAGATCTTTTTATAAAAGTCTGAATCTTTTTGTAAAATTAGAACagttatttaaataaatagaacaAGTAACGAAAAAATAAAACCATtgaaacaagaagaaaacaaaagagcAACAAGCAGCAGCAGTTGGACCCGTGACAGCCTGCCATTCCAAATTGCTTCTTATTGTCCTAGATAACAAACAACATATATGTATGATTGTTTGTTATTTTAAGTTTGAGATGTCTCAAAAAAAATTCTTAAGCTCTTCTTACAATCACTTTAGTTGTGGTTATTAGACAGATTTTAAGTTTGAGTAGGTCTTTAGAATCTATTATCTTTTCTCATGTTCCTAGGGAGTAGAATAGAGTAGTAGATTGACTGGTCAAATGGACCTCTAATCGAATGTAGGATTGGAATATTGCGGATGAGGAACATTTGCCTTTGGATTTATCTCATATGTTAGAGCAATTAGTTGTGGAGAATAGGAATGCATAATTCATTATTCTTTTCTGGACTATTGACTGTTCCTACTTTATAACTATCTTTTGTGCTTAATAAATATTTATGCCTTTTGAAAATCACTTTCAATTGAGTTTTGTGGTTCAAATATATCTTCTCCATAATGTGTTTGTGGATGACAGGGTTGTGATGGCTCAGTGTTGTTAGATGACACTCCAACATTCAGGGGAGAAAAGACAGCAGTACCCAATAACAATTCTATTAGAGGGTTTGATGTGGTGGATCAAATCAAATCAGAGTTGGAAAAAGAATGCCCAGGAGTTGTGTCTTGTGCTGATATCCTTGCCATTGCAGCAAGGGATTCTGTTGTTCTGGTTGTACACATTTTCTTACATTGTAAAATATTTCCATCTATTAGATTACTATTGCATGTCACTAACTTGAATAGCTTATTTGATTGAATGGCTCTGTCCAGCTATTATACTAATGTAATTCTTTGTTAATGGTGGAGAGAGCAGAGTGGAGGGCCAGAGTGGAGTGTAATGTTAGGAAGAAGGGATTCAAGAAGTGCAAGTTTGAGTGGGGCCAATCAGAACATTCCTGCTCCAAACTCAACTCTGCAAACTCTTATTACCAAATTCAAACTCCAAGGTCTCAACCAGGTGGATTTGGTTGCACTTTCAGGTACTGAACTAAAAATCCACCTTTCACTGAACATTACTAATTGGATTCTGATGTGTTTTATACATTTTTTTGACCATCCCCATTGAATTTTACCTTTTACATGTTTTCACTGAATCTGAAAGGATTCAAGAGAGGTTTAACATGAAATCTGATACATTAATGGCCAGGTGGGCACACCATTGGTCACTCTAGATGCACAAGCTTCAGGCAAAGGCTTTATGGGAAACCAAATCTGATTATGGAGCAGAGTTATTCAACAGGATTGAAATCACAATGCCCAAGATCTGGAGGAGATAACATCTTGTCAAACTTAGATGTTGGTAGCCCCACTAAATTTGACAGTCACTACTTCCAAAATTTGCAGAACTTCAAGGGGCTATTGATTTCTGATGAGGAGCTCTATGCAAACCAAAAGGACAGTCCAAATTATTTGACTAGAGCAGTTGTAAGTGCATATGCTAAGAATGAGAAGATGTTCTTTGAACAGTTTGCAGAATCAATGGTGAAGATGGGTAATATCAAACCCTTGGTTGGGAATAGGGGAGAGATTAGAAAGAACTGTGGTCGCATTAACTTAAAATAAGGCTGGGCAGACCGATAAAGCCAAAGTTCTTAATTTGATTAATATCAGCTCCTTGCATGGGAGGTTTTCAAAAATCTATATTTCTAATAAGTTAATTTGGTTGTTTATTCACTATGTACTCTATTCCATAAtaagttattattattttggtgGTATTTTATATCTATGCCTCTGGGCTTTAATTATATATTatgctatttaatttttttttaaatgatgagaGATATGATTTGAAATAAATCCCaaatcataattataattatatatatatatatatatatatatatacacggtgATCATTTCTTAGTTATGTATTATATATGCTGATGATATATTGCTAATTAGAAAAGAGAAATAACTTATTTTAACTTGTAGTTAGATGTGAAATTAAATACTTAATTGCAGATAAATAAATTCTTGGTCTATGAAGATGATAAGAGATAGATAAAACACAAAGCTATGGATTTGCTAGAATatgtatgtgaattcaattttgtagaagtttaacgTACACTATTTTAGACCATTACATATGTGGTCTTGTTACTGGAATGAAATTATTATGGTGGCTAAGTTACATATTTTGCAGGCCCTTCTTTTGGAGTagctcttttctattttttttatgctTTTAATATATGAAATTCAATCTCCTAAT is a genomic window of Cryptomeria japonica chromosome 7, Sugi_1.0, whole genome shotgun sequence containing:
- the LOC131071160 gene encoding peroxidase 49-like encodes the protein MVSYSTVMISTTVGRIFCVFMLIMAANVVGHPNGLSPGVYQHSCPNALSIVKSVVEKAVEKEARMAASLLRLHFHDCFVQGCDGSVLLDDTPTFRGEKTAVPNNNSIRGFDVVDQIKSELEKECPGVVSCADILAIAARDSVVLSGGPEWSVMLGRRDSRSASLSGANQNIPAPNSTLQTLITKFKLQGLNQVDLVALSGGHTIGHSRCTSFRQRLYGKPNLIMEQSYSTGLKSQCPRSGGDNILSNLDVGSPTKFDSHYFQNLQNFKGLLISDEELYANQKDSPNYLTRAVVSAYAKNEKMFFEQFAESMVKMGNIKPLVGNRGEIRKNCGRINLK